CCGGCATTCAGTTCTGCAATCTGCAGCAGCTTGCCCAGCAGTACGCTCAGCTTCTCCACTTCTTCAATGGCTTCCTGTTGGGCCTGCTGGACGGGTGCCGGGACGCCGGGCAGGTTACGGGTCTCGCGCAGCTTGCCAACGATTCGGGTCAGTGGCGTGCGAATATTGTGGGCTACGGTATCGGAGATATGGCGGGCGCTTTGCATCAGGCTTTCAATCTTGTCCAGCATGCGGTTGATGTCGTGGTGGATCAGGCCAAAGATATCCTCGCTTTCGGAACTGATACGCTTGGAGATGTCGCCCGCACCTACTTGCTCCGTCAGCACACGGATGCGGCCGATGCGGTATTTCAGTTCGCTGCTAAAGACGTAGGCGCCCAGAATCACCAGCATCAAGGCGAGCATCATGGAGGTGAGGATGATGCGGCTCAGCATGGCACGCAGCTCGTTCAAGGTGCCCAGTTCGTGCCCAACTACCAGGGTTTCTCCGCCAGCCAATTTGGTGACGCGAACATTGCCTTCAGACAGGGCATCGATATGCTTGATCTGAACTTCCACCACCTGTTGCTCGGGCAGTTCGTTCAGGCCTGGAATCGCGTGGATATTGCCCACCAGTGTGTGCTTGTTCTCATCGAGCAGCAGGTAGATTTCCTGCCCCGAATCAATCCGGTCCGACAAGGTCAGTTCGATCATGCGCAAGACCTCTTCGCGTCCACCTACCTCATAGGCAATGCTCAGCCGCTGCACTGCAACGCTGATCTGGCGCAAGTGCTCGTCGCGCAAGGCACCAAAGACCTGAACGTAGAAAAAACCGATCAGAAACAAGGTGGTGAAGATGGCCAGTATGCTGTAGTTGAGCGTCAGCCGAAACGAGGTGGACTCCCAGAGCCGTTTCAGGAGCTCAATCATCGCTGCGTTTCAGCCTGATCCCGTCAACGCTAGCCTTGTCGCTGAGTACATAGCCGCGACCGCGTATCGTATGAATCAGAGGTGGAATGCCTTCCCTGTCCACTTTGCGCCGCAGGCGGCTGACCAGCACATCCACCACATTCGATTGCGGGTCGAAGTTGTAACCCCAGACCACTTCCAGCAGCATGGTGCGGGTCAGGATTTTGTGACTGTTCATCATCAGGTAGGACAGGAGTTTGATTTCGCGCGGTTGCAGCTCCAGCACGACCCCTGCGCGGGTGATTGTCTGTGTACGAATGTTCATCACCAGATCATCAATCTGCACACTTCTGATTTCTGCATTATCTGTGCTGCGGCGGATCAAGGCATGCAAGCGGGCAGCCAGCTCCTGAAAGGAAAAAGGCTTGATTAAATAATCATCCCCGCCCGCTTTTAAACCATCCACTTTGTCGTCCACTCCTGATAAAGCACTCAATACCAGAACGGGGACTTTTTTTCCTAATGATCGCAAGGTGAAAAGAATGGAAAGGCCATCTACATGATTGGGAAGCATGCGATCCAGAATAATGACGTCCCATATCTCTTTCATGGCATTTTCCAAACCGGATACGCCGTCGTGACTAGCGACAACCGAGTAGCCCAGTTCGGACAAACCATTTACCAAATAGCGGGCGTTGTCGCGGTCATCTTCGATCAATAAGCAATTCCACATATGACTTTCCATTTTTTAGAAACAGGCAATGACATCCATTTAAAAAAACGGATTGTTCGCAAGGCTTAAGGCGGATCATGAGTCAAACATGACAAAACGCTCATGTTTGGCGTCGGCGATGAAAAGAAAAAGGGATGGGCACCCGATCGCAAGCCATTCCGGATTATAGGAATAATTAGCCTGCGTATTAGAAGCGGGTAGACCGGTGCTGCAGAGGCTCAGTGTCGGTCAGGCAGTGC
This genomic interval from Alcaligenes ammonioxydans contains the following:
- a CDS encoding sensor histidine kinase, coding for MIELLKRLWESTSFRLTLNYSILAIFTTLFLIGFFYVQVFGALRDEHLRQISVAVQRLSIAYEVGGREEVLRMIELTLSDRIDSGQEIYLLLDENKHTLVGNIHAIPGLNELPEQQVVEVQIKHIDALSEGNVRVTKLAGGETLVVGHELGTLNELRAMLSRIILTSMMLALMLVILGAYVFSSELKYRIGRIRVLTEQVGAGDISKRISSESEDIFGLIHHDINRMLDKIESLMQSARHISDTVAHNIRTPLTRIVGKLRETRNLPGVPAPVQQAQQEAIEEVEKLSVLLGKLLQIAELNAGVHRQSFKACNLEQIAEDVLDLYQFIAEEKGVRLHQKRIDAVTLNGDSNLLASALANLVDNAIKYARKNVNVGIERKIGHLVVISVEDDGPGLPESEYENVGKYFYRYHHDSEGFGLGLSSVSAIVELHRGELIFSKGESGLKVTIALPAPSFAQPPT
- a CDS encoding response regulator transcription factor, whose product is MWNCLLIEDDRDNARYLVNGLSELGYSVVASHDGVSGLENAMKEIWDVIILDRMLPNHVDGLSILFTLRSLGKKVPVLVLSALSGVDDKVDGLKAGGDDYLIKPFSFQELAARLHALIRRSTDNAEIRSVQIDDLVMNIRTQTITRAGVVLELQPREIKLLSYLMMNSHKILTRTMLLEVVWGYNFDPQSNVVDVLVSRLRRKVDREGIPPLIHTIRGRGYVLSDKASVDGIRLKRSDD